The Syntrophomonadaceae bacterium genome includes the window AGCCGTTAAATCTTATCGGGAAAATACCGAAGCTGCGCTAAAACGTTTCCCCCATACGATCAAGATGGCCGAAGAAGTGCTCGCCATAAAAGAAAATGCCATTGAAAACATTGATGAGTTGGTGGCTAAGGCCCGGCAATCCATCGAAGCCAATAAAGGCAAAACCTATCTGGCCACTTCTCAGGAAGACGCATTAAAATTGGCAGAAGACATAATCGGTACGGGAAAAATTGTGGTCAAAGGCAAAAGTATTTTAGGCGAAGAGCTGGAAATCAGGGACTACCTTATTGCGAAAGGTAACGAAGTCTGGGAAACAGACCTGGGAGAATTTATTTTGCAGCTTAGGCATGACAGGCCCATGCATATTGTTTCCCCTTCCATTCATGTGCCCAGGGAACAGGTAGCGGAAGTCTTCACCGAGTTTTTCGGCCGGGAAATTCCTCCGGATATCGCTACAGAAGTTGCTGCCGTTAGGGAATTCATGAGGGAGAAATATTTTGCTGCCCATTTCGGCATGAGCGGCTCCAACGTGGTAGCGGCAGACTGCGGAGCAATGGTTATCCTGGAAAACGAAGGCAACGCCCGCTTATGCACCGCTGTTCCGCCGGTCCATATTGTTTTAGTGGGAATTGAAAAAGTGGTGCCCACTTTTCAGGAGGCAATGAAGGTAGCCGAAGTTACCTGGCGCTATGCCAACTATACCGTTCCTGGCTACATCAACATCATCAGCGGACCAAGCAAAACAGGAGATATTGAAAAGGTTACTACCTATGGAGCTCACGGCCCCAAGGAAATACATGTGATCTTTGTGGATAACGGCCGTAGTGAAATGGCTGCCGATCCTCTTTGCAGGCAGGGTTTGTATTGCTTAAGATGCGGGGGTTGCATGTATGAATGCCCTGTCTACCAGCTGACTGCCGGGTATTTTGGTTATCGTTATCTTTGCGGTATTGGAGCTGTCTGGACAGCCTTTGTGGCAGGCGGTATGGCTAACGCGCTGCCACTGATTTATACCTGTCTCCGCTGTGGCCGATGCATGGAGCGCTGCCCTGTCAAAATTGATGTTCCATCGATGATCGCCGAACTTCGCTGCCGAATAGTTGATCTGGCCCGTAAAACGGGTTAATATTCCATCACCGGTGCCCAGGCTGCTTTAAGAAAATTCTTATCCCTTCGTAAGTTTTTTTAACGAAGGGATTTTTTATCATAGACAGCTACCCGCTCTAATACCCCCGCTTCTAAGGAAAGGGGACACACCTGCTGAAGCTCGGGCCAGTCTTTGGGGCCAGGAATGTCCCCAATTAGGGCGGTGGGATAAGAGCGGTTACGCTGCTATATTAACTGGCTCTAAGCTTCAGAGGGGGTAACAATCCCCCTCTGAAGCTTAGAGCCAGTTGAACCAGAAAACATGATGGTTATTTTACTTGTTGTTGTAAGTTAAGATAGAACAAAGCTATCCCTTCTTCCCTCGAAGTTGCCAGATGCGGATGACGATACAAAGCTATCTCTTCTTCCCTCGAAGCTGCCAGATGCGGATGACGATTAAGGTAGTGATGACCATAATAAGGCTTGCCATCTGTCCTAAAGAGGCGGCTTGTGGGGTTGTCTCACGGAAAAACTCCACAATGAAGCGGTATACACTGTAATAGACGATAAATTCCAGAAACAGCTGGCCGTGAAACCTGGTATATTTGCGCCGCCAAAGCAGCACAGCAAAGATGAAAAGGCCGGCAAAAAAAGCGTAAAGCTGGGTTGGATGCCGGAGCGTACTGTCTAAGTATGCTGCTGGCAATGCCCAAACTACGCCCGAAGGTTGGCCGAAGCAGCAGCCGTTCAACAGACAACCGATACGTACGATTGAATAGCCAAGCACAAGATATGGGGCAACAAGATCAGCCACTTTGCCAACAGGCAGCATGTGCCGCCGGGCATACCATATACCGGCAAGCAAACCGCCAGCCAGGCCGCCGTGGAAGGAAAGTCCGCCACTGCGCACAGCAAACACTGCCAGTGGATCCGCTGCAAAAGATGGCCACTCGATGATGACATAAAGCAACCGGGAGCCGATTATCGCTGCAACCATAATCCAAATCGACATCTCCAGCATTTTTTCTTCCGGCAAACCAGCTTTGCTCGCTTCCCGCACCAGGCAGAATACACCGACAGCGAATGCGATGGCCAATGTCACTGCATAGGAATAAACTGAAAAATCGCCAATACTAAACAAAATAGGATACATACAAAGACCCCTTTCTCCCTGGCATTCTAAAATAGGCGGATGTAGAGAGGACTGATTTTTTGCCGCCTCAATATCGTAACACAGTGAGACATGTAACGCAATTGATGGCAAAGATGTTGTGACGTGCAGATTTGGTGCAACTGTGGCTGGCTCTATTCCCAATTTATCCCTGAACTAAGCGGATATTCCCAGCGCTTCCTGGGTAGAATCGTTTTGGCCGAAAACAAAAAAATATGATCTTTAGCCAAACGCCTGCTGCTCTAATAGTTTTTTATCATAGGAGCAGCGATGCCAGTTCGGCCTGATAAATTTGAGCTGGCCATTTTCAACAATTTCTGTTTCAATGAGCAATAAATTAGTTGTAATAGCCGAATAATTAGTTAAAATTGAATTAAATGCAAAAAGCTTTCCCCCCACAAAAAGCCAGGATCCAGTCGAAATTGTGCAGATCGAAATTTTTTATGAATTGAGGGTTGACATAGTGACAGAGCTATTAAGAAAACAAGTTGCGGGTATTTGCATCGGTGCCTCAAATATCAAGATTATTGCAGGGGAAGTATCGGAGGGAGTTTTTGAATCTAAGCTGAAAATTGTCAAACCCCATGATGGAAATGCGAGAAAGGTATTGTATGACCTCCTTCGCGACCATGTTGCCCCAAACACCCTGGTGGCTGTAACAGGACGCAAGCTAAAGGATCAGTTGGAACTGCCCCAGATTTCAGAACCGGAAGCTACGGAAATCGCCTTGCAGCAAATTCTTGCCGGTTTGCCAGAGAAAGTTGAGGCTGCAGCCAGTGTTGGCGGCGAAAACTTTATGGTTTATGAGCTCGATCAAAGTGGCCGGATTGTTTCCGTCCATACCGGTAATAAGTGTGCCTCTGGGACAGGGGAGTTTTTCCTGCAGCAGATTCGCCGGATGAATTTGGAACCGGATGAGGCACAAGATCTGGCTTTGCTAGATGCTCCATACAAGGTATCTAGCCGCTGCTCCGTTTTTACGAAAAGCGATTGCACCCACGCTATGAATAAAGGAATTCCTAAGGGACGGGTAGTGGCCGGCCTCGGCCGGATGATGGCTACTAAAGTTGCTGAGCTGTTAAAAAAAGCCGGGGTGCATAATGTCTTGTTAATTGGGGGTGTTGCTAAAAACAAGACGATGATGGCATATCTAGAAAAAGAAGGCTTTCGGGTGATATCCTCTGAATTTGCCGACACTTTTGAAGCACTTGGAGCAGCAATCTGGGCGGCACAAAACGGCCGTCCCTGGTCAGGAGGAGAGTTAAGCAAAGATAATGCATCTTCTTTTGTATTTTACTCCCCTTTAATGTCTTTTGAGCAGAAAGTTGCTTTCCTGAAAGATCCCTGGCAGCAGGCAACGCCTGCCGATGAATACATTGTTGGCCTGGATGCCGGTTCAACCACTACCAAAGCTGTGTTGATGCGCACTAGAGACCAGGCCATCGTTGCCGGCGCATATTTGCGCACTAATGGTGATCCTGTTGCAGCTTCCCGGCAGTGTTACCGTTCTCTTGCGGGACAAGTACCGCCAGGATTAAAAATTATCGGGCTTGGTGTGACCGGATCCGGGCGGCAAATCGTTGGATTGCATGGCCTGACAACAGGCATTATCAATGAAATCATTGCTCATACCACTGCCGCCGTATACCTTGACCCCGAGGTTGACACGATCATTGAGATCGGCGGCCAGGACGCCAAGTACACCTATATTATTAACCGTGTGCCAGTAGATTACGCCATGAATGAAGCCTGCTCGGCCGGCACCGGCTCATTTTTGGAAGAAGCAGCCAGGGAAACCTTAAATATTCCCACTGAGGATATCGCTGCTTTTGCCCTTAAAGCAAATAAACCGCCTAATTTTAATGACCAGTGTGCCGCTTTTATCAGCAGTGATATCAAGACAGCAATCCACGAGGGTATCGGGAGTGAAGATATTGCAGCCGGCTTAGTTTATGCTGTCTGCTTAAACTATATCAATCGGGTGAAAGGCAGCAGAAAGGTAGGACGTAAAATATTTATGCAGGGTGGCGTCTGCTATAACAAGGCAGTGCCGCTGGCTATGGCTGCCCTTACCGGAAGGGAGATTGTCGTTCCTCCGGATCCGGGTTTAATGGGTGCTTTCGGCGTAGCTTTGCAAGTATGGGAGAAGTTAAAAGCAGGCCATTTGCCCGAGGGCAATTTTGACCTGCAGGAGCTGGCAGCCAGGGAAGTAGCCTATGGCCAGCCATTTGTCTGTGCCGGGGGGACTGAAGCTTGTGATCGCAAGTGCACCATTGCCCGTATCAAGCTGAACGGCAAGACATATCCCTTTGGTGGCGCATGCAATAAATACTATAATGAGCGTTTGCAGGTCAAACATGACACTGCCGCCTTTGACCTGGTTGCGGAGCGCCAGCGACTGCTTTTTGATCGTCCTCTCGTGCCTGAGGCGCCAAACGGTAAAAAAGTAGGCATCAGTTTATCTTTAATGACAAACAGTCTGTATCCTTTTTACCATGCTTTTTTAACTAAGCTTGGCTTTAGCATTGTTTTGCCCGAATCCTCCATTGAGGAAGGCGTTGAACGCCGCTGCGCCCCATTTTGCTACCCTGTAGAGCTGTCTCATGGTTTTATGGCTGACCTGATTGCCAAAAAGCCGGATTATATCCTGCTCCCTCATGTCCGCGCAACACCGCTGATTAATGGCTGCCCGCCCAGCACCACTTGCCCCCTGGTTCAGGGAGAGCCTTATGTATTAAGAAGAACTTTTCGAGATGATTTAGGGGGCATCGAAGTCCTGGTTCCCGTGCTGGACATGCCTGATAGCTATACCGACAGTGAAAAGGAGATGTTGTTACTCGGTGCCAGGCTCGGTGTCGGCAAATCAGCGGCTAAAACAGCTTTTCTAGCCGCAATTGAAGCACAAAAAGATTTTATTGCCCGGATCAAAATTACTGGCAAAAAGGCATTAGAGCGGGCAGAAGCATCGTCTTTGCCAACGGTAATACTCTTTGGCCGCTCCTACAATGCATTTGCCGGATTTGCCCATATGGGTATTCCCCATAAATTTGCTTCCCGTGGCATCATGATTATCCCCTATGATATGCTTGACTCTGATCAGGACGAGCCTATAGCCACAATGCATTGGGCTGCCGGAATGGGGATTTTAAAAGCGGCCAGAATAGTAAAGCAAAAGTCAAATCTCTTCGGCTGCTTTATCACAAATTTCAGTTGCGGACCAGATTCTTTTATCATCAACTATTTTAGAGAGATTATGGGGGAAAAACCTTCTCTCACGCTGGAGCTCGATTCTCATACTGCTGATGTGGGGCTTGATACTCGCATCGAGGCTTTCCTGGACATCATCAAGGGCTATGATGCGAATAAAACCGCCTTGGGAACTGAAGCCCCTTTCTTTCAAGCGGCCGACGTCTTTAAGCAGGGCCAGGAATTGATGGTGCGGACTTCTGGCGGTGAGAACATCCCGCTTACCGATAAGCGCGTTAAACTGATCATTCCTTCGATGGGCGATTATTCTACCCGCAGCCTGGCAGCTGTTTTCCGTTATCACGGGATCAAAGCCGCCGCGCTGCCACCGGCTGGTGAAGCCGATTTGCATAGAGGCAAAGAATATTCCACTTGTAAGGAATGCCTGCCGTTAATTCAAACCATGGGTTCCCTGTTCAACTATCTCGATCAACGAGAGCCGGGAGAGGTAACCATCTATTTTATGCCGACGACTGGGGGTTCTTGTCGTTTCGCCCAATACAGCGTATTGACAAAACAGCTGATTAATAAGTTTCGACTTCCTGATCTGGCAGTTTTATCCCTTTCTTCTTCAAATAGCTATGGCGGGATGGGAACCAGTTTTACAAAACGCGCTACGTGGGCGATGATGATCAGTGATGTCATGGAAGAAATCCGGATTGCTATCCTTGCCCTGGCGACTAATCGCGCGAAAGCAATACTAACATACCAAGAAGTTGAAGAGATGCTTTTAACCGCAATAGCTGGAGTAAGCTGGCAGGAGTTGCAACAGGCTTTAATAAAAGCCGCTAAGCTGCTGGCCGGAATTCCCTTGCACACGCCTTTGGATCTGGCGCCTAAAGTCGCTCTTATTGGTGAAATATACCTGCGCCGGGATGGTTTTTCACAGCGTTATCTGGCCGAACAACTGGCGGCAAAAGGCATTGTTTCCCTGATTGCCCCTGTAATGGAATGGGTATTTTACACCAACTACCTGGCGGCACGAGGCCTGCGCGGCAGGCATTCCTTGCCTGAGCGCTTAAAATACCGGCTTAAGGGCGTTTTGATGCGAAATTACGAGCGAAAAATTAAAAGTATATTTGCAACATCTGGCCTATATGATTATCATCTAATCGATATTGAATATCTTATAAACAGTGTATCCAGGTTTATCGACCCGCGACTGACAGGAGAAGCCATCCTTACCTTGGCCTGTGCCCTTACGGAAATCATTGACCGGGTTGATGGCGTAATCTCCATTGGACCTTTTGGCTGCATGCCTTCGCGCATTGCTGAAGCGGTTATAAAACAGACCATCGATACTGAAAAGCCGGATATCTGTGCCGACCGGGAGCTTGTCAATAAAATAATGCAGGAGCATCCTCGCTTGCCTTTCCTGAGCATTGAAAGTGACGGGAGTCCCTTTCCGCCGGTGATTGAAGCCAGCCTGGAAAGCTTTATCATGCAAACAAAAAGAATACACCGGACCCGCTTGAAATGCTCCCAGTGAGTTTTAAATAACTTTTTAAAAGCAAGAAACCACCTAATAAAGGTGGTTTCTATGCTAAAAGAGCTCATAATGACCTTCGCTACAGCTACCACGCATCCTTGCATAGCTAACCGCAAACTTTCGTCTGCAATAAACCATTACAGAACACATGATAACCTTTGCTCGACTATTATGAGTACCTTAGAAGCCTGCAACAATCTCTCGACTACTGCAAACCCCCAGTCGGGAAAAGACCTGCGGCACCCATAATAATCTTAGCTCGACCATGATACATCCCTTTTGACCCGGTAACAATCCTGATCAGACTGCTACCGAGCCTTACAGGACATATCATGATCTGCCCGCCGGCTATCGCCTAGCCAATCGACCAGACGATAACCTTTGGCCGACCACTGCAAAGCCCTTATCAGACCTTGCAGCAGTCTGGGCTCGGCCATTACGAACCCTGCGCTAATATTGTGTTCCGATCCTGCAACGAATATACCGGGGAAATTATATTTTTTTCGATTCAGTCTTCATTTTGTTTCTCCTCTTTATCCTCAATATCAATTGGCAGTACACCGATAAGGTTTAATATTTTAGATAAGCGCAAGGCAGTGAGGATGAAAAATACCGTCACCGCGGCAAGAAAAAAGTGTCCCAGTCCAATCGCAATGCCAAGACCAGCAACTGCCCAGATATTTGCTGCTGTTGTAAGCCCGTGGATTCCCCGGCCTTCCTTCCAGATAATACCTGCTCCCAGAAATCCAATCCCGGTAATAATTCCCACAATCAACCTGGCCGGGTCCATCGCCCTGACCTGTGCAAATTCGGCAAAACCGTAAGCTGAGATCATGGAAACAGTGGTGCAGGAAATACATACCAGGGCATGAGTTCGTATGCCGGCTGGTTTTCTGTTTTTGGTCCGCTCATAACCAAGAATAGCCCCAATTAGCAAGGCTACCGATAAACGGATGATCATTTCTTTTTGGGTTAAGTCCATAACAATCATCACCAAAAGTAGTATAGGCCCTATTGCAGGGCCTAAATAGTTTGTGCATCTTTCCGCAAAAAAATCGCTTAATAGAGGAATCGAGGCTATAGCACAGAAATATTTCAATAGTATTATTTTAATCGAGGTGAAGGCGGTGGCGACGGAAAGCGAGCTCATCAAGCAGGCGAAGCAAGGCGACCTCCAGGCTTTTGAGTGCTTAGTCCTTCAGCACCAGCGCCAGGCATATTCTATAGCATACCGTTTTATGGGGAACCATGAAGATGCCAGTGATCTGGCGCAGGAAGCCTTTGTAAGGGCTTTTCAGTCGATCAGCAAGTTCCGTGAGGAAACTTCATTTAAAACATGGATTCATCATATTGTGGCCAATGTTTGCCGGGATGAATTGCGTCGCCGGAACAGACACCCGGTTTCTTCTTTGGATGAACCAGTTTTGATGGAGGATAATGAGGTTTATAGACAAACTGCCGATTGGTCAATGGCGCCGGACCGGCTGTATGAACAAAAAGAAATCCAGCTCTATCTCCATAAGTTGATTAACAGCCTGACGCCGGAATTCAAGATGGTTGTTGTTATGCGGGAGTTGCAGGGTTTTAGCTATGAGGAAATTGCTGCCATAATTGGGTGCTCTCTTGGAACTGTAAAGTCGCGTCTAAGCAGAGCCAGACAAGTCCTCCGGGATCGAATTGCCGCTGATCGGGAACTTTTATTGACCGAGGCGCGTCTATTAAGCAGAAAGGGGGAAACACCATGACTTGCAGCGAAGTTAAAGATCTTCTTTCGCCTTACTTGGATGGGGAATTAGATAGTGTTTCCCGGCAAGCGGTGTTCCGCCACTTGTCTTTGTGCGCGCATTGTCATAATGAACTTGCAGAAATGAAGCAATTAGTTAAACTGTTGGCTTGCCTGGAAGAAATTGATCCGCCGGAGGATTTTTCCGCTAAGCTAAGCTGTCGTCTTTCAGAAAGTGTTGCTACCAGGCAAAAAATCCTGGGACGTAATAGATTTAGCTTTCACTCCTGGTTACCATTTGGCGCTGCTGCCGCCATTATTATGGCCTTAGCTTTTTCTTTAAATCTTTGGCCGGTAGAACAGCGGACTGCTGACGTGCCTATGGTAGCCGTTTCCCCGCAGCTTGTTCCTGATGAAAAACCTCTTGCCCCATTACCGGCAGAAAACATGGTATCATTAAAAACCTCGGCAGAGGGGTCTGATTTAGCGGGTCAGCAGGTAAAGGCACCTGCGGAGATGTTTATAGCTCCCGCTCCGTCTTCCGCTCCGCCTGTGGCACCACGGGACCAGACCTTACAGAAAATTTCACCCATGCAAATAAGGAGCGTACCTTCCTTGGAAATAGTTAGTTCTGGCGCTGAACCGGCTGCCAGGAACGGTAGATCTGCCGGAGAAAAAGACGCAGCGGCGGAGATTTTTGAGAGTCCTTTAGTGGAGAAATGGATTGTCTCTTTAGCAGACATTGGAGAAGGGTATCTTCGGCTAACAAGCTTTTCTAAGAGCATTAATTGGAATATCGCAGCTCTGGCGGAAAGCTCAGGAACGATTGTGCTTTCTGCGGAAGGCCAAATGGAGGGACTGGACAGTCTTTTATCTTTCGTTAAAGAACTTGGAAAATTGGAACACAGAGAAAATTTATTGCCCCAGTTGCTGCAGGAACAAAAAAACACAATTCGCCGGGTTAATGAGGAGATTAATATGCTATTAGATCTTAAATCTCAGGCAGATAACCAGGGCAAAGCGGAAATCGAGGCTCAAATTAGCCAGAAACGCAATGAGCTGGCGGCATTAATGAGGAGAGATCTGTCGATGCAAATGAAAACATCCCTTGTCAGGGTGGAGGTCCATTTTATTGCCAGATAACTCCAGTACATTCTCCTTATTATTATCGGTATGCAGGAAGTTTGCGCCTGCATACCGAATTTTGTTTGTTATGGCAGGATAGCCAAAGGGGGTAAATGGGCATGGAAGAAAAGGCTTTGCCGCAAGAAGGCAAAAAGCCTTATCTGAGCTTGAAAACATTCAAGGCTGCGGTTCTGCTTGTATTGCTTTCGCTCCTTTTGTCTTTAGGGATCAACGCAGTTTATTACCAGATCCTGACACAGGCAGTATGGCATCCTGTTTCTGTCCAGCCGGTTCGTGCTGAGGTTGCTGAACCGCGTCATGATGCAGTAAAGATAATTGCCGTTGGCGATGTGATGCTTTCCCGCAAGGTGGGAAGGTATATGGACCAGTTTGGCCTTGATTACCCTTTCGCAAAGATCAAGGATACCCTTTTAGCCGGAGATATTGTTTTCGGCAATCTGGAGTCCCCAATTGGGATCCGGGGGACTCCTTTGCCGGGGAAAGGAATCTGGTTCAGGGCAAAACCAGAAGCCGTCCATGCTTTGAAGGAGGCTGGTTTTCACATCATGAGCATAGCTAATAACCATGCTCTTGATTATGATACGCCAAATTTCCTGGAAACCATCGAAATCTTAACAGGAGCAGGAATTCATTCTGTTGGAGGGGGAAAAAACATTAGTGAAGCCAGAAAACCGGTAATAATAGAAAAAAAAGATGTTTCAGTTGGCTTCCTCGCATACAGTGACATGGCAGAGATTTTTTGGAGTTTTCAATTCCCCAGAATGCTGCGGGCAACAGATGTAGAGCCGGGAATTGCGCCGTTACGGTTAGAGGAAATGTTGGAAGATGTGCAAAACTTGCGGCCACAGGTTGATCTCCTGGTAGTTTCCCTGCACTGGGGTGTAGAGTATACGGACAACCCAACCAGTGCTCAAAGAGATATGGCCCATGCTCTGGCTGAGGCAGGAGTAGATGTCATTTTAGGGCACCATCCCCATACTTTGCATGGTGTTGAAGTGTACAACAATACCATTATCGTTTACAGTATGGGAAATTTTGTTTTTGACCAAACCCGCCGGCAAGTTACCCAGGAAGGCCTTTTGGTGGAGCTGGAGGTTAGCAAGACTGGAATTGAAAAGGCCTGGATAGTACCGGTATACCTGCCAGAATGCCAACC containing:
- a CDS encoding CoA activase, with the translated sequence MTELLRKQVAGICIGASNIKIIAGEVSEGVFESKLKIVKPHDGNARKVLYDLLRDHVAPNTLVAVTGRKLKDQLELPQISEPEATEIALQQILAGLPEKVEAAASVGGENFMVYELDQSGRIVSVHTGNKCASGTGEFFLQQIRRMNLEPDEAQDLALLDAPYKVSSRCSVFTKSDCTHAMNKGIPKGRVVAGLGRMMATKVAELLKKAGVHNVLLIGGVAKNKTMMAYLEKEGFRVISSEFADTFEALGAAIWAAQNGRPWSGGELSKDNASSFVFYSPLMSFEQKVAFLKDPWQQATPADEYIVGLDAGSTTTKAVLMRTRDQAIVAGAYLRTNGDPVAASRQCYRSLAGQVPPGLKIIGLGVTGSGRQIVGLHGLTTGIINEIIAHTTAAVYLDPEVDTIIEIGGQDAKYTYIINRVPVDYAMNEACSAGTGSFLEEAARETLNIPTEDIAAFALKANKPPNFNDQCAAFISSDIKTAIHEGIGSEDIAAGLVYAVCLNYINRVKGSRKVGRKIFMQGGVCYNKAVPLAMAALTGREIVVPPDPGLMGAFGVALQVWEKLKAGHLPEGNFDLQELAAREVAYGQPFVCAGGTEACDRKCTIARIKLNGKTYPFGGACNKYYNERLQVKHDTAAFDLVAERQRLLFDRPLVPEAPNGKKVGISLSLMTNSLYPFYHAFLTKLGFSIVLPESSIEEGVERRCAPFCYPVELSHGFMADLIAKKPDYILLPHVRATPLINGCPPSTTCPLVQGEPYVLRRTFRDDLGGIEVLVPVLDMPDSYTDSEKEMLLLGARLGVGKSAAKTAFLAAIEAQKDFIARIKITGKKALERAEASSLPTVILFGRSYNAFAGFAHMGIPHKFASRGIMIIPYDMLDSDQDEPIATMHWAAGMGILKAARIVKQKSNLFGCFITNFSCGPDSFIINYFREIMGEKPSLTLELDSHTADVGLDTRIEAFLDIIKGYDANKTALGTEAPFFQAADVFKQGQELMVRTSGGENIPLTDKRVKLIIPSMGDYSTRSLAAVFRYHGIKAAALPPAGEADLHRGKEYSTCKECLPLIQTMGSLFNYLDQREPGEVTIYFMPTTGGSCRFAQYSVLTKQLINKFRLPDLAVLSLSSSNSYGGMGTSFTKRATWAMMISDVMEEIRIAILALATNRAKAILTYQEVEEMLLTAIAGVSWQELQQALIKAAKLLAGIPLHTPLDLAPKVALIGEIYLRRDGFSQRYLAEQLAAKGIVSLIAPVMEWVFYTNYLAARGLRGRHSLPERLKYRLKGVLMRNYERKIKSIFATSGLYDYHLIDIEYLINSVSRFIDPRLTGEAILTLACALTEIIDRVDGVISIGPFGCMPSRIAEAVIKQTIDTEKPDICADRELVNKIMQEHPRLPFLSIESDGSPFPPVIEASLESFIMQTKRIHRTRLKCSQ
- a CDS encoding CapA family protein: MEEKALPQEGKKPYLSLKTFKAAVLLVLLSLLLSLGINAVYYQILTQAVWHPVSVQPVRAEVAEPRHDAVKIIAVGDVMLSRKVGRYMDQFGLDYPFAKIKDTLLAGDIVFGNLESPIGIRGTPLPGKGIWFRAKPEAVHALKEAGFHIMSIANNHALDYDTPNFLETIEILTGAGIHSVGGGKNISEARKPVIIEKKDVSVGFLAYSDMAEIFWSFQFPRMLRATDVEPGIAPLRLEEMLEDVQNLRPQVDLLVVSLHWGVEYTDNPTSAQRDMAHALAEAGVDVILGHHPHTLHGVEVYNNTIIVYSMGNFVFDQTRRQVTQEGLLVELEVSKTGIEKAWIVPVYLPECQPRVAVGIDADRILEKTARLSANLGTSLRLSSGRAEILAMSAD
- a CDS encoding sigma-70 family RNA polymerase sigma factor, whose product is MATESELIKQAKQGDLQAFECLVLQHQRQAYSIAYRFMGNHEDASDLAQEAFVRAFQSISKFREETSFKTWIHHIVANVCRDELRRRNRHPVSSLDEPVLMEDNEVYRQTADWSMAPDRLYEQKEIQLYLHKLINSLTPEFKMVVVMRELQGFSYEEIAAIIGCSLGTVKSRLSRARQVLRDRIAADRELLLTEARLLSRKGETP
- the lgt gene encoding prolipoprotein diacylglyceryl transferase, which produces MYPILFSIGDFSVYSYAVTLAIAFAVGVFCLVREASKAGLPEEKMLEMSIWIMVAAIIGSRLLYVIIEWPSFAADPLAVFAVRSGGLSFHGGLAGGLLAGIWYARRHMLPVGKVADLVAPYLVLGYSIVRIGCLLNGCCFGQPSGVVWALPAAYLDSTLRHPTQLYAFFAGLFIFAVLLWRRKYTRFHGQLFLEFIVYYSVYRFIVEFFRETTPQAASLGQMASLIMVITTLIVIRIWQLRGKKR
- a CDS encoding MgtC/SapB family protein; amino-acid sequence: MDLTQKEMIIRLSVALLIGAILGYERTKNRKPAGIRTHALVCISCTTVSMISAYGFAEFAQVRAMDPARLIVGIITGIGFLGAGIIWKEGRGIHGLTTAANIWAVAGLGIAIGLGHFFLAAVTVFFILTALRLSKILNLIGVLPIDIEDKEEKQNED
- a CDS encoding zf-HC2 domain-containing protein, which encodes MTCSEVKDLLSPYLDGELDSVSRQAVFRHLSLCAHCHNELAEMKQLVKLLACLEEIDPPEDFSAKLSCRLSESVATRQKILGRNRFSFHSWLPFGAAAAIIMALAFSLNLWPVEQRTADVPMVAVSPQLVPDEKPLAPLPAENMVSLKTSAEGSDLAGQQVKAPAEMFIAPAPSSAPPVAPRDQTLQKISPMQIRSVPSLEIVSSGAEPAARNGRSAGEKDAAAEIFESPLVEKWIVSLADIGEGYLRLTSFSKSINWNIAALAESSGTIVLSAEGQMEGLDSLLSFVKELGKLEHRENLLPQLLQEQKNTIRRVNEEINMLLDLKSQADNQGKAEIEAQISQKRNELAALMRRDLSMQMKTSLVRVEVHFIAR
- a CDS encoding lactate utilization protein produces the protein MKPVRENLLQKYTAELNKASNDPNIQLALSRAVKSYRENTEAALKRFPHTIKMAEEVLAIKENAIENIDELVAKARQSIEANKGKTYLATSQEDALKLAEDIIGTGKIVVKGKSILGEELEIRDYLIAKGNEVWETDLGEFILQLRHDRPMHIVSPSIHVPREQVAEVFTEFFGREIPPDIATEVAAVREFMREKYFAAHFGMSGSNVVAADCGAMVILENEGNARLCTAVPPVHIVLVGIEKVVPTFQEAMKVAEVTWRYANYTVPGYINIISGPSKTGDIEKVTTYGAHGPKEIHVIFVDNGRSEMAADPLCRQGLYCLRCGGCMYECPVYQLTAGYFGYRYLCGIGAVWTAFVAGGMANALPLIYTCLRCGRCMERCPVKIDVPSMIAELRCRIVDLARKTG